The Flexivirga aerilata sequence GCGTGATGTTCGGCTCGCCGGAGACCACCACCGGTGGTAAGGCACTGAAGTTCTACGCCTCGGTCCGCCTCGACGTGCGTCGCATCGAGACCCTCAAGGACGGCACCGACCCGGTCGGCAACCGCACCCGCGTCAAGGTGGTCAAGAACAAGGTGTCCCCGCCGTTCAAGCAGGCGGAGTTCGACATCCTCTACGGCCAGGGCATCTCCCGCGAGGGTGGCCTGATCGACATGGGGGTGGAGCAGGGCTTTGTGCGCAAGTCGGGCGCTTGGTACACCTACGACGGTGACCAGCTGGGCCAGGGCAAGGAAAACGCCCGTGGCTTCCTGCGGGACAACCCCGACCTGGCCGACGAGCTGGAGAAGAAGATCAAGGAGAAGCTCGGCGTCGGCCCGCAGGTCGACAAGCCCGCCGAGGACTCCGTCGTCACCCCGGTCGACTTCTGATCGAGACGAGACCCCTCCTCGGCCGCTGACTGGGCGGTTCGCGGCCGAGGAGTTCTCGATCGATCGCCACCATGACAGTGGTCGAGCAGGGACCAGCCGCGATGATGGTGGTCGAGCAGGATCCGGCCGCGATGATGGTGGTCGAGCAGGGCCGAGCCGCCATGATGGTGGTCGAGCAGGGCCGAGCCGCCATGATGGTGGTCGAGCAGGATCTGGCCGCGATGACGGTGGTCGAGCAGGATCCGGCCGCGATGACGGTGGTCGAGCAGGATCCGGCCGCGATGACGGTGGTCGAGCAGGATCCGGCCGCGATGATGGTGGTCGAGTAGGGCCGAGCCGCTAGGCGAGGCCCGTATCGAGACCACCGTTCGGCCGCGAAGGAGCGCACCTTTTGAAACCCTTTGACAGCGAGTCGGATGCGCTGCCGGATTTCATCGATCCGGCGGATGTGCCGGCGCGCCCGGCCCCGCCCGCGGCGTCGTCGGCGCCGGAGGCCGGACCGGGTCCACGGCGACGGGTCGAGTGGTCGGGGCAGCGGTCGGCGAACACGCGCGGCCGCGGTGGGCGTGGGACGCGCGGCGGCAAGGCGGGGCGCCGTCGGGATCGCGAGCCACCGGCCGACAACCCCGACACCGAGCCCGACCCGCACGAGGTCGCCCGCACGATCGTGTTGCGCCAGCTCACGATGGCGCCGCGCAGCCGCAAACAACTCGCCGACAAGCTGCGCCAGCGCGGCTGCACCGACGAGGTCGCCGCCGAGGTGCTCGACCGGATGGAAGAGGTCGGGCTGATCGACGACGCCGCCTACGCCGGCATGCTGGTGCGCTCCCAACAGGCGAGCCGTGGCCTGGCCCGCGGCGCGCTCCGCCAAGAGCTGCGGCGCAAGGGCGTCGACGACGAGATCGCCCGCGCACAGCTGGACGAGATCGACGAGGAGAGCGAGCGCGAGCGTGCCCGCGCCCTCGCCGACAAGAAGCTGCGCTCGATGCACGGCCTCGACGCGACCGTGCAGACCCGACGGCTCGCCGGCATGCTCGCCCGCAAGGGCTATTCGCCCTCTGTCGCGTGGTCGGTGATCCGCGAGGCAATTGCGGACGCCCCGGAGCACCAGCCCGACTGACGTCGTCACCGAGCGGCGGCCGGTCCCGGCTCGGACCGACCTGCCGCCCGAGTGACTTCCACCGCCCAAATACCAGCATTGACAGGCACACTCGCGCATCGAGGGGCACACGAATTCGCCCT is a genomic window containing:
- a CDS encoding regulatory protein RecX codes for the protein MKPFDSESDALPDFIDPADVPARPAPPAASSAPEAGPGPRRRVEWSGQRSANTRGRGGRGTRGGKAGRRRDREPPADNPDTEPDPHEVARTIVLRQLTMAPRSRKQLADKLRQRGCTDEVAAEVLDRMEEVGLIDDAAYAGMLVRSQQASRGLARGALRQELRRKGVDDEIARAQLDEIDEESERERARALADKKLRSMHGLDATVQTRRLAGMLARKGYSPSVAWSVIREAIADAPEHQPD